The genomic DNA CTTGAGCTACCTTGAGAGGTATTCGCGGGAATATAATCTTCGTTTCAATAATGTTGCTGAATCTCCTAGCGAGGACTGTCGCCAAAAAATCCGTGACATCTTATCTAATCAGCTTAATATCGAACCAGTAATAGAAAATGCTCATCGAATTGGTCCCCGAAGTGACAATAAACCTAGAACGATAATATGCAAGTTTCTTTATCGTCCGGAAAGGTTAAAAGTCCTTCAAAAGAAGCGTGATCTCCAAGAAGGTGTTTGGGTGACTGAAGATCtaatttcaggggcacccaacgagaatatagttcaaaaccacttaatatagcattgttaaacgtattttagtatttaaacggtagatataggcatatttctatcccctaaaaagttttcatctgttcggatttcttagctgaaagtctagtgatccgaaaattataggaatcaaaacttaccttttcgaaaattttagccagaaaaaaggctcccgaaaattctaggtgacctttttagggtaaaaatccgttaaagaTGGGCAAttgtaccatttttcagatgttcgaaaatcctaggagaggcaggcaagccaggcattttaaaacaaatgttccgaaaattctagatctcaaatcgtcttccgaacagatattttccgaaaattgacgttgggtgcccctgtaattTGGGAGGACAGAGAAAAGAAGATAAAGCTTTAGGATGTGATGAAAGCAGCTTTTGAAAGTGGAAAAAAACCGAGATATATCGAGGGAAACTTTACATAGATGGAGTTATATATGGAAATACCTAGATGCTTATTTTACGGTCAGGTTTGTTGGAATTTGTAGTTATTTCCAAGCTTGAGCCACAAAACTTATAGATTAATTTCAGATTGACTGATGAACAGTGATGCGAATGACCCAGATTTAAACATACAATCTTTTAATGATCACTGGTATATACACTATTGAGGAGTTAAATGAACTTTCTAGTATAGTCCAACCGCAACTGTCGGCCctccatctttttttttttttttttttttttaacaactttaTTGACCATTACACATGTTACataccaaaaaataaataaccgaaaagaaatgaaatatatatGCAAAGTGATACGAAGTGATAAGGTCAAAAGGGAAGGTGCGAACGGGACGCGAGGACCCATGCGAGGCACCGCCCATGATATAATTAAAAcacgattaaatttaaaagacacTAAAACTAGGGATGACAGGGGCAGGATCGTACAATTGACCAGGTACAGGGATAgtaaatgtcaaagtgattGTACAGAAGGTGAAACATGTGCTCAGTAACAAATTTGCAAAAGGAAGCAGTAGTTGAAAAACTGGTGGGGGATGAAAATTTACAGATATAGTTCCAGAGCTTAACAATACGATTAAAGTAAGAGGCCTGAAAAGTGCTAGTTTTACATACAGGAGTTTTCAGGTTATAAGAATTACTTTGTCTGGTTCGGCCgtgagaaacaaaagaaacaaaatgagaAACATTAAGATCAGTAAAACCATTCagacatttataaaagaaaacaagatctTTGAGTTCGCGATCAAATGTCAGAGGAAGAAGTTTTAAAGTTAAAAGTCTGTCTCTGTATGACATCACGCCTACACGTTGTTTGAGGATCCACCTTGTGGCCCTCCTTTGAACCCTTTCAATTTGAGTTTTTAATGCTATCTTGTCCGGGGACCAGACTTGGGTCGCATAGGATAACTGTGACTTCACAAGTGCAAGATAAAGAGATCGTCTAGCAGAGACATCGTTTAATAGTGGGCACGTGCGTTTTAGAAGTCCAAGTAGCTTGTTGGCCTTAGCAATAATGGCGTGGATATGTGTGTTCCAGGTGAGGGAGTTGGTGATGTTAACTTCTAAACATTAGAAGCTTAAACAAACATTATAATGAGTTATGTACTTTTCTAGATACCATATCCATTCAGTTCGATCTAATTGCTTGCTCAGAAACGTGGATCGCGCCTCAAGTTGATACAGACTGTTTTGATATTCAGGGTTATAACATGCTAATGGACAATCGCTTGTTTTCAACTGGGAGCGGGGTTGCATTATACTTAAAATCAAGCCTTGATTCTTTTCTGAGAAACGATTTAAAGATGGGTTGTATTGAAAATATCTGGGTAGAGACAAATGACTTGTTAAATGGCGTTATTTATAATCTTCCTGGCAGATCTCAACGTGAATTTTTCGAGCAATTTGAACAAGTTCTACATGCCATCTTTTTGTGGAAAGTGCCTAATTTTAGGTGATATTAATATTAACACACTTGTTACAAGCACAATTGCAAAAGAATACCTCAATCTGATTCATTCTGAAGGCTTTAATCCCTTGATATTTGAAGCTACACGTAGTACCGACACAACAATAAGTTGCATAGATCATATACACTCCAATTTCGTATCTTCAAGTTCGAGCGGTAGCATTGCAGTCGAGATAGCAGACCATTTGcctgtttttactttttcttaTGATCCCACACTAAGCCCCATTCCCGATATAATTGAAATTTGAGATTTTAAAAAGTTTGATAAAAGTGCTTTCTGTGATGCACTGAGGTGCGAAGACTGGTCACCTGTATTTAAGTGTAATGATGCGAATGAAAGTTTGACTAGATTCCTACATTCCTTTAATAAGATTAGTAATCGACATGCACCACTCAAATCGATCAAAATTAGAGGTAAGACTAATAGACCTTGGGTAACCGGTGGTCTGCGGAAATCAATCAAACTTAgaaattatttatataaaaaatgGTTGACAACCCGTTACATTAATTAGTTATTATAATCAATATAAAATTTACCGTAATAAAATTGTGGCAATTAACAAACCTTCTCGCTCATTATCATTATGGTCGGGTTTTTAAAGACTCTCGTAATACTAAGAAAATGTGGGATAACATTAAcctaataattaataaaaagcgTCCATCTTTTCACATTGATAATTTACAAGTTGGTAATAAAAACCTACAGCAAACAGTTACGATATCAAATGCTATCAATCATGAAGCATTTTCGTAACATTTCTACTCAGCTTACATCAAAACATCCCACTACAAATCGCCATTTCTCGCATTACATGAAGAGAAAAAAGGGTAAGTTTCACTTTAATAAAGTCAATGAAGTTGAAGTGTTCTTAATGCTAGAAAATATTGATACCAGGAAATCAATTGGGGTTGATAAGGTCCACCCTTTGATGTTATCTTCCGGCTCGCTGTCCTATTTAATCAAAAGGAAGCAAAGGGTGTATGTTAATGGCGCCGTGAGTCTAGTTTTCTTTCCGTAAATTCAGGAATGCCACAAGGGTCGATCTTgggtccttttcttttcttagtttaCATAAATGATATGGTAAATGCAACTAATTATTTCTCTTTAAGACTATTTGCCGATGATACCTACTTGACTACGACTGGTAGGGATCTCGATGCATTGCTACACCTAATGAACTCTGAATTACCCGCTATTTATGACTGGCTATGCTCAAATAagctaactttaaatttaagtaAGACAAAATATGTAGTATTCCAACCACGGCAATaacttaattataatttatacaCCCCTCTTAAACTAGCGGATCAGTATCTTGAGCAGTCTCACAGTGTTAACTACTTAGGATTAAATATTGATTGTTCCCTATCATGGCACCATCATATCGATTATATTAGTAGTAAAATCAGTAAAAGCATAAATATTACTGCAAAATTAAAACGTCATGTACCCAACAAATCTTTAACAAGTATCTATTATGCACTTATATATCCTTATTTAACTTATGGCTGCGTATTGTGGGGTAATAACTACAAAGCTGCGATATCTCAAGTGGTAAAGCTACAAAACAAAGCTGTAAGAATCATCAATGAGGTACCACTTCGTGAGCATATTACTCCCCATTATGTAAATCTTGGCcttattaaatttcctgataTTGTGAAGTTAAAAGCTTGTCAACTATTTCATGATCTTATCGTAGATAACAAACCATCAAATCTTACTCTATCTTTTGTATCTGAGTAACATAATTATACTATTTGAAGCACATCCTTACAGTATCTAAATCCCAGTTCTTTTAGAACAAATATAAGGAAATTTTGcccaacaattattggatgttaCTATTGGAATGATATCCTCTATTCATCCGTAGCATGTCAAATATATATCTATTTAAAAGATCTCTTCTTCAGaattattttgctcagtacGAACTACTGCACTTACTGTTTAGTATCACTTAACTATGTGTTCCTCGTTTCTCTTGCTTATTGTAATTATattttatcttaaaatgaatgtaacttaATTTAAAGGGCATCTAACTAGTTTACCTATATCGTTGCCCTTCTCCATTTACTTTATGTAGTGAGCTTTTCAGACCTTGTAATTCTCTAAATAAATGGgggaaataaatgaaatgaaatgaaatgaaatgaaaaatttggGTACACGATAACCATGTTGCtctgttaaagtgcccctgtgaccaaaaaatcaattcatatttttctttggatttcaaaactatgttaacaaaaccctatatgacccacgttttaagccttgatttcagaaagaaacctctttattttaactgtaattttcctatttaatggtccgccattactaacatttaTCCTTGAgaaagctggatcgaggagaaaatgacgtcaaaggcttactagtttaagaatgcaagacgcgtgtacgccgcagaattaatatgcagcatgggggttttgggctttcagacttttaaactcacgctttgcatatataataagctgcgttcacatgctgaaattttaagctagtgtgCCTcagacgtcacttttccctggatccaaccgtctgaggtccaatcggtcagttttgaacgtgagtaatggcccACAAGAACATCCGGGAGGAATGCTCGTTCATTCGCTATATTGCCATCATACGGACACTTAATACACTGCGCCAGAACCAATATGAGGAAATGATGAAAAGTCATGTTAGCAAGATCTCGCGCTTGTTATCTAAGAAGTTTGACGTGGACGAACATATCAACAATATGTCTTCGTATCGTCTTTCGTTCTTCGAAAAGCTTGTTATCTGCAGGGGACTGAAATTTTCTCTGCCTCAAAAAGTCGCTCCAGCTGAAATCAAAGCTAACTTTGAGAAAGTCTTTTGGAAACTTGAGCCACTTATAGAAGATCCTGTTGATAAGGAGTTGGCAAGCTCAACATTGCGTTCAATCGCTTTGAATTACATCAAGAGCACAAGTCCTTCTCCACCTAAAGCTCTTGTGAAAGCGCTCAATCGCTTAAAGAAACGTGATGACATCGTTGTAACCAAACCGGACAAAGGCTCTGGAATTGTTGTCATGGATAAATCCGAGTATCTTCGTCTTCTTAGCGCAGCCTCAATCGACGATACAACTAAATTTTCACGCGTTAATGATAAACGCCCAAACCTTCGTGGTCGCCCACCGAAACATTATCACCCACTTCTTCACAAGGAGAAAGATGTACATTCAATCTTACATCGAATACTGCCTCAAGAAATTGCAACTTCGCTTTCTCCTAAGAGTTCAAGACTAGCCcatctttatgggcttcctaaGACACATAAAGCCAATTTAAGTATGAGACCAATTCTATCAGGCACTGGAACTTACAACTTTAACTTGGCTAAATGGcttgaagaaaaattgaaaccTCTTTCTGTGAACGAGTATACTATTACTGATGTGTTTGATTTTGCTGACGAGATCCGCTCTAGTCCTATGAATGAAGAAGACATACTGGTCTCCTATGACGTCACAGCCCTTTTTACCAATGTACCATTAAGTGACACTATTGACATCCTGGTCGACAAAGCCTTTACAAACGATTGGTTTAATCAAACGTATGATCTTAATCTTGAGAAAGAGGAACTTACTCAGCTTCTTGAAGTTGCTACAACCAACCAACTTTTCTAGTTCGATGGTCAACTGTATGAGCAGACtgatggtgtagcgatgggctcGCCTCTTGGCCCGCTAATGGCCAATGTGTTTATGTGCCACCTCGAGGACAAACTCGCACGCGACGGTATGGTACCCTCTCTTTACAAGAGGTATGTCGACGACACTCTTGCCAGAATGCCTAACACCGATGCTGCTGCTGACTTTCTGGCTACATTGAATGGTCTACATCCGAGCCTGaagtttacaatggaacttCCTTCTGAGAATACGATCCCTTTCATTGGTATTCAGATCATTAAGAATGGGAGAGAACTTGAAACTCGTGTTTACAGAAAGCCGACCAACACCGGTCTACTTTTACATTTTGAAAGCCATGTTGACAAACGTTACAAAACCGGTTTATTGAAGACCATGCTGCATCGTGCCCATGCCCTGTCATCTGCGACAGAAGCTTTTAATGAGGAATGCTCAAAGTTGCGCTCTATATTCTCCCGACTTGATTATCCTATTGGCCTCGTAAATTCTACTATTAATATGTTTATTCTATCCAAGCCGGAAAAGAAAATCGATGATGTTAACACAATCAGAATAGTTCTCCCTTTCAAAGATCAAATAGCCACTAATGCAGTCCGTAGGCAATTACGTGATCTCAGCAGAAAGATTTGCGTCACTTTGCAGCCAatttttgtgagcaaaaaattggAACAAGATCTTAAGCCTAAAGAAATTAAGCCGAATATTGTAAAtcggcaatgcgttgtttataaattttcatgtgatctgtgcgatgcagattatgtcggttatacggcccgacaccttcatcagCGCATTGCCGAACATAAGTATTCGTCTATCGGTAAACACCTTCTAGAAGCGCACGGTGACAGAAATCTTTTTAATAAGGGCCAATTTCGTGTTCTCAAGAAGTGCCAcgggaaatttgactgcctcgtttacgaaatgctattcatccaagaactgaagcctagccttaacactcagagtgactccatcagtgctaaactctgtatttaaagaatattcaTACTATTTTcctttcacttgataatgacgtttgagaacgtcgaaacgtcgtgtatatatattttttaaccgctttttaaagatttcttaatgtttttaagaatcgttttctcgcaattttttatagctagagtaatggcggaccgtgaaa from Montipora capricornis isolate CH-2021 chromosome 2, ASM3666992v2, whole genome shotgun sequence includes the following:
- the LOC138037231 gene encoding uncharacterized protein; this encodes MAHKNIREECSFIRYIAIIRTLNTLRQNQYEEMMKSHVSKISRLLSKKFDVDEHINNMSSYRLSFFEKLVICRGLKFSLPQKVAPAEIKANFEKVFWKLEPLIEDPVDKELASSTLRSIALNYIKSTSPSPPKALVKALNRLKKRDDIVVTKPDKGSGIVVMDKSEYLRLLSAASIDDTTKFSRVNDKRPNLRGRPPKHYHPLLHKEKDVHSILHRILPQEIATSLSPKSSRLAHLYGLPKTHKANLSMRPILSGTGTYNFNLAKWLEEKLKPLSVNEYTITDVFDFADEIRSSPMNEEDILVSYDVTALFTNVPLSDTIDILVDKAFTNDWFNQTYDLNLEKEELTQLLEVATTNQLF
- the LOC138037232 gene encoding uncharacterized protein — translated: MGSPLGPLMANVFMCHLEDKLARDGMVPSLYKRYVDDTLARMPNTDAAADFLATLNGLHPSLKFTMELPSENTIPFIGIQIIKNGRELETRVYRKPTNTGLLLHFESHVDKRYKTGLLKTMLHRAHALSSATEAFNEECSKLRSIFSRLDYPIGLVNSTINMFILSKPEKKIDDVNTIRIVLPFKDQIATNAVRRQLRDLSRKICVTLQPIFVSKKLEQDLKPKEIKPNIVNRQCVVYKFSCDLCDADYVGYTARHLHQRIAEHKYSSIGKHLLEAHGDRNLFNKGQFRVLKKCHGKFDCLVYEMLFIQELKPSLNTQSDSISAKLCI